Proteins encoded in a region of the Benincasa hispida cultivar B227 chromosome 2, ASM972705v1, whole genome shotgun sequence genome:
- the LOC120071763 gene encoding U3 small nucleolar ribonucleoprotein protein MPP10 isoform X2: protein MEAEKAVLPTTEAGLKPLHFLKSTDPPLWLAPSPSLSEVARLASQNLFSMLKPFSPKSPFDHLLVDGFDAEQIWQQIDLQSQPLLASVRRDLKRFEKNPEAISNLKVSLEGKKKVIPEMAIGLGEEGDDFEEDIKEFDEEEDEDEEEEEDEDEEEEEEDDEEDGDTEEREKEESEDEVEGEEGSGGIEDGFLKIKELEEFMEEDEVREYGLQKKKDGKKEKKQRKTEEESEDDEDGELGDFDLHGEEDEDSSKLEKARYEDFFGAKKKNLGRRKSKLTNGSDSELSDSGDEEEDNEAHAEQSENLSTHQKQLKKLQSEIELMEKANLEPKTWTMQGEVTAAKRPKNSALEVDLDFEHNVRPPPVITEEVTATLEEMIQKRILEGRFDEVQKAPKQPTKAPREIKDLDENKSKKGLGEIYEEEYVEKTNLANAQSSFTDEAKKEASILFKKLCSKLDALSHYHYAPKPVIEDMSISVNVPALAMEEVAPVAVSDAAMLAPEEVFAGKGEIKEAAELTQFDRKRRRANKKRKYKAMVAKRDAKKAKNTTAPNANEGQ from the exons ATGGAGGCAGAGAAAGCGGTTCTTCCTACCACTGAAGCTGGTCTTAAACCACTTCACTTTCTCAAATCTACAGACCCGCCTCTCTGGCTTGCTCCAAGCCCTTCCCTATCTGAAGTTGCTCGCCTTGCCTCACAGAATTTATTTTCTATGCTGAAACCATTCAGTCCTAAATCTCCATTCGATCATCTCCTGGTTGATGGATTTGATGCTGAGCAGATATGGCAACAAATTGACCTCCAATCACAACCTCTTTTGGCAAGTGTTCGCCGGGATTTGAAGCGGTTTGAGAAGAATCCAGAAGCAATTTCAAACCTGAAGGTTTCTTTGGAGGGTAAGAAGAAGGTTATTCCAGAGATGGCTATAGGGTTGGGGGAAGAAGGTGATGATTTTGAAGAGGATATAAAGGagtttgatgaagaagaagacgaggatgaggaggaagaagaagacgaggatgaggaggaagaagaagaggatgacGAAGAAGATGGAGACACTGAGGAAAGAGAGAAGGAAGAGAGTGAAGATGAAGTTGAGGGAGAAGAAGGTAGTGGTGGGATTGAGGatggatttttgaaaataaaagagcTAGAGGAGTTTATGGAGGAGGATGAGGTAAGAGAATATGGTTtacagaagaagaaagatggtaagaaggaaaagaaacagAGGAAGACAGAAGAAGAATCTGAGGATGACGAAGATGGTGAG CTTGGGGATTTTGACCTCCATGGTGAGGAGGATGAAGATTCTAGCAAACTGGAAAAGGCGAG ATATGAAGACTTTTTTGGTGCTAAAAAGAAGAATCTTGGGAGAAGAAAATCTAAATTGACAAATGGGTCAGATTCTGAACTTTCAGATTCAGGTGATGAAGAGGAAGATAATGAAGCACATGCAGAACAG TCAGAAAACCTTTCAACTCATCAAAAACAACTTAAGAAGCTTCAATCTGAAATAGAGCTGATGGAGAAAGCAAACTTAGAGCCAAAAACGTGGACCATGCAGGGAGAG GTAACTGCCGCAAAAAGACCTAAGAATAGTGCTCTGGAAGTTGATCTGGATTTTGAACACAATGTGAGACCACCACCAGTAATCACAGAAGAAGTTACAGCAACATTGGAAGAGATGATCCAGAAAAGGATCCTTGAG GGGCGTTTTGACGAAGTTCAGAAAGCACCTAAACAACCTACTAAAGCACCCAGAGAAATCAAAGACTTG GACGAGAATAAAAGCAAGAAAGGTCTTGGAGAAATATACGAG GAAGAGTATGTTGAAAAGACTAATTTGGCTAATGCCCAATCATCATTCACCGATGAAGCGAAGAAAGAG GCGAGCAtacttttcaagaaactttgcTCCAAGTTGGATGCTCTCTCCCATTACCACTATGCACCAAAACCG GTTATAGAGGATATGTCTATATCAGTGAATGTCCCTGCTCTAGCAATGGAAGAG GTTGCTCCTGTTGCTGTCTCGGATGCGGCGATGCTCGCTCCTGAGGAAGTTTTTGCTGGCAAAGGTGAAATCAAAGAAGCAGCAGAACTTACCCAATTCGACAGGAAGAGGAGGAGGGCCAACAAGAAAAGGAAATATaaag CTATGGTAGCCAAAAGAGACGCAAAGAAGGCAAAAAATACTACAGCTCCAAATGCCAATGAAG gCCAATGA
- the LOC120071763 gene encoding U3 small nucleolar ribonucleoprotein protein MPP10 isoform X1 — MEAEKAVLPTTEAGLKPLHFLKSTDPPLWLAPSPSLSEVARLASQNLFSMLKPFSPKSPFDHLLVDGFDAEQIWQQIDLQSQPLLASVRRDLKRFEKNPEAISNLKVSLEGKKKVIPEMAIGLGEEGDDFEEDIKEFDEEEDEDEEEEEDEDEEEEEEDDEEDGDTEEREKEESEDEVEGEEGSGGIEDGFLKIKELEEFMEEDEVREYGLQKKKDGKKEKKQRKTEEESEDDEDGELGDFDLHGEEDEDSSKLEKARYEDFFGAKKKNLGRRKSKLTNGSDSELSDSGDEEEDNEAHAEQKSENLSTHQKQLKKLQSEIELMEKANLEPKTWTMQGEVTAAKRPKNSALEVDLDFEHNVRPPPVITEEVTATLEEMIQKRILEGRFDEVQKAPKQPTKAPREIKDLDENKSKKGLGEIYEEEYVEKTNLANAQSSFTDEAKKEASILFKKLCSKLDALSHYHYAPKPVIEDMSISVNVPALAMEEVAPVAVSDAAMLAPEEVFAGKGEIKEAAELTQFDRKRRRANKKRKYKAMVAKRDAKKAKNTTAPNANEGQ; from the exons ATGGAGGCAGAGAAAGCGGTTCTTCCTACCACTGAAGCTGGTCTTAAACCACTTCACTTTCTCAAATCTACAGACCCGCCTCTCTGGCTTGCTCCAAGCCCTTCCCTATCTGAAGTTGCTCGCCTTGCCTCACAGAATTTATTTTCTATGCTGAAACCATTCAGTCCTAAATCTCCATTCGATCATCTCCTGGTTGATGGATTTGATGCTGAGCAGATATGGCAACAAATTGACCTCCAATCACAACCTCTTTTGGCAAGTGTTCGCCGGGATTTGAAGCGGTTTGAGAAGAATCCAGAAGCAATTTCAAACCTGAAGGTTTCTTTGGAGGGTAAGAAGAAGGTTATTCCAGAGATGGCTATAGGGTTGGGGGAAGAAGGTGATGATTTTGAAGAGGATATAAAGGagtttgatgaagaagaagacgaggatgaggaggaagaagaagacgaggatgaggaggaagaagaagaggatgacGAAGAAGATGGAGACACTGAGGAAAGAGAGAAGGAAGAGAGTGAAGATGAAGTTGAGGGAGAAGAAGGTAGTGGTGGGATTGAGGatggatttttgaaaataaaagagcTAGAGGAGTTTATGGAGGAGGATGAGGTAAGAGAATATGGTTtacagaagaagaaagatggtaagaaggaaaagaaacagAGGAAGACAGAAGAAGAATCTGAGGATGACGAAGATGGTGAG CTTGGGGATTTTGACCTCCATGGTGAGGAGGATGAAGATTCTAGCAAACTGGAAAAGGCGAG ATATGAAGACTTTTTTGGTGCTAAAAAGAAGAATCTTGGGAGAAGAAAATCTAAATTGACAAATGGGTCAGATTCTGAACTTTCAGATTCAGGTGATGAAGAGGAAGATAATGAAGCACATGCAGAACAG AAGTCAGAAAACCTTTCAACTCATCAAAAACAACTTAAGAAGCTTCAATCTGAAATAGAGCTGATGGAGAAAGCAAACTTAGAGCCAAAAACGTGGACCATGCAGGGAGAG GTAACTGCCGCAAAAAGACCTAAGAATAGTGCTCTGGAAGTTGATCTGGATTTTGAACACAATGTGAGACCACCACCAGTAATCACAGAAGAAGTTACAGCAACATTGGAAGAGATGATCCAGAAAAGGATCCTTGAG GGGCGTTTTGACGAAGTTCAGAAAGCACCTAAACAACCTACTAAAGCACCCAGAGAAATCAAAGACTTG GACGAGAATAAAAGCAAGAAAGGTCTTGGAGAAATATACGAG GAAGAGTATGTTGAAAAGACTAATTTGGCTAATGCCCAATCATCATTCACCGATGAAGCGAAGAAAGAG GCGAGCAtacttttcaagaaactttgcTCCAAGTTGGATGCTCTCTCCCATTACCACTATGCACCAAAACCG GTTATAGAGGATATGTCTATATCAGTGAATGTCCCTGCTCTAGCAATGGAAGAG GTTGCTCCTGTTGCTGTCTCGGATGCGGCGATGCTCGCTCCTGAGGAAGTTTTTGCTGGCAAAGGTGAAATCAAAGAAGCAGCAGAACTTACCCAATTCGACAGGAAGAGGAGGAGGGCCAACAAGAAAAGGAAATATaaag CTATGGTAGCCAAAAGAGACGCAAAGAAGGCAAAAAATACTACAGCTCCAAATGCCAATGAAG gCCAATGA